DNA sequence from the Coffea eugenioides isolate CCC68of chromosome 9, Ceug_1.0, whole genome shotgun sequence genome:
gaagagaagaaaaaggaaacaaacaagGCAATTGAGGAACCCAAAGAAGGGAGCACTATGAACCAAGTAATAGTGCAGGAATCTATGGAGGTGGAGAACAATGGATGTCAAATAGGAAAACATATGATAATGGTAGAAGAAAGGGAAGGGCTAGAGGAGATGAAGATGAAGCAGGAAGTAACACTTGCTAGTGACAAcatcaagaagaaagaaaggagacAATTCAAAAGAAGAGTGATGCAAAACAGAACCCCACTACAAGTGAGTACAAACATGGACTTGTTAGGGGAACTGGGAGGAAAAAGGAAAGTAGAGGCCCTACAACAAGAAACACAACCAATGGAGAAAGATGCAGCAGATATCCCAAAGGTGAAAGCGatgaaaatagaaataaacagTGCAATGTCAACTGGGGAATTGGAGGCTAACCCTTTTATGTCTCCAAGGTGTAAATGAAGGCTGCGGCGTAAAATTGTCGAGGTGTCGGAGGCCCCTTGACAATTTTTCAACTGAATGAAGTATAACTTCCACTCTCCTAATGTAGTGTTTTTGTGTGAAACAAAAAATCAGGAAAATTACATGAGACAAGTGCAGAAGAAAATCAGGTTTGAGAATGGATATTTTGTTAACTCAATAGGTAGAGCAGGGGGACTAGTATTATTTTGGAACAATGATGTCTCCATTGACCAAGTGAGCAATACTGACTGGTATATAGTTGCATGTATCgaagacaaggaaacaaaaaaccATTGATGGTTTGTGTGTTTTTATGCAAGTGCTGATAGTAATACCAGGAAGGAACAGTGGAAACATATAGAAGACAGGAAAAAGGATTGGAAAGAAGCTTGGATAGTGGTGGGGGACTTCAATGATATAAAATCGAATGGGGAGAAATAACGAGGGAGAGAGAGGGCTGAAGGTAGTTTTAGGGACTTTAATAGTTTCATAAGAGGTAATGACCTAATTGATATAGGTTACCAAGGGGTACCATGGACGTGGAATAACTGCTGGGAGGGGGATGTGGAAGTGAAAGAGAGATTGGATAGATACCCATGCAGTGTTGAATGGATGCAAAAGTTTGAAAAAGCATTGTGTACACATGTTGATAATGAAGCATCTGACCATTTCATCCTGATTATGGACACTAATCCAGAGAGAAACAGGAGAAAAAAGAGGTtttattttgaccaaaaatggACTAAGAATTCAGAATCGAGGGAGGTGATCCAAGGGGCATGGAGTAAGGCTCTCACAGGCTCCAGAATGTACAAAGTGACCAGGAAAATAAAGGAATGTAGGGTTGCTATCTTGGAATGGAATAAAAGGATGCAAGGAAACTCCAAAAATAAGGATAAATGAGCCAAAAGAGAAACTCAATGAAGTGAGAGATGGAAATGATATGGGCAAGAGTGGTCGAATTGTAGAGATAAAAACCCAACTAAGCAAAGCATACAAGGAGGAAGAACTATATTGAATccaaaaatcaagaaacagATGGCTAAAAGAAAGTGACAGAAATACAGCTTTTTTCCACACAAGTGTGATGacaaagaggaaaagaaacacAATCAgcattttatagaaaaatgatGGGACTTGGTGTAAGAATGAGAAGGAGATTGAAGAGGAACTAAGTGAGAactacaataattttttcacCACTACTAATCCTGATAACTTTGAGGACATATTAGCAGAGATTCCAAGCACTATTTCTGGCCAGATGAACGAGCAGCTGATTAAGCCTgtggaagaaaagaaattagacAAGCCTTGTTTTCAATGTATCTAAAAAAAGCCCCATGGACTGATGGTATGTCTCCACTTTTCTTCCAACATTATTGGCATATCATAAAAGAGGATTTGGTGTCTGCTATAAATAGTTTCTTTCTTACTGGTTACCTGCTCAAAGTAGGGAATGAAACCATCATCTCTTTGATTCCAAAAACTGAAGTACCTATGTTTATTGTGAATTATAATCCTATCAGCTTATGTAATGTTCTATATAAGATCACCTCGAAAATCATTGCAAACCGACTGAAAATGATGCTATAGCACTATATAAGTTGTTCACAGTTTGCTTTCATTCTAGGTAGACAAATTCTTGATAATGTTATGATAGCTCATGAAATagttcattttttgaaaaataagagaaaaggaaaaactcgTTTCATGGCTATTAATCTTGACATGTCCAAAGCTTACGATAGAGTAGAATGAAAATTTTTGGGGAGACTTATGATGAAAATGGGGTTCTGGCTAATATTTGTCAAATGGATCATGGTTTGTTTGTCCTCTGTGTCTTACTCCTTCAATTTAAATGGCTAAAAGTAGGGCATATTAAACCAAGTAGAGGCATTAGACAAGGGAACTATTTATCGCTCTACCTGTTCATTATCTGCCCTGAAAGGTTATCCAATCTACTTAATAAAAACTGTGGCAGGAAATGAGCTAATAGGAATCAAAATTTGTAGGGATAGTCCTGCTATTTCTCATATATTTTTTGCAGATGATTCCTTACTGTGCTACAAAGGAAACAAACATGAGGCATTGAAAATGAAAAGCATCCTAGCAAAATATGGCAAAGCTTCTGGACAGGTAGTGAACTTTGACAAGTCAGCAATCTTCTATAGCAAAAACACCACTGAGCAGATAAAACAAGAGGCAAGGGAGGGACTGGACAACATAAGAGAGGCGATAAATGGGATATATTTGGGTTTACCAATAGCCATTGGAAGATCTAAGACATAAGTGTTTGGATTTGTAAAGAGCAAAATCAGCCACAAGCTCCAAGAGTGGAAACAAAGGCTACTGAGTCAAGAAGAAAAGGAAGTACTGATCAAGTCAGTCATAATGGCCATGCCAACATATGTAATGACATGTTTTTAGACTCCCCAAAGGGTTGTGCAGAGAAATCACAGCAATAATTGCTAGATTTTGGTGGggtaaggaaaagaaagagactTGTGTTCACTGAGAAAGTTGGAAGAAAATTTTAGAAGTTAAAGGAAGAGAGGGAATAGGCTTCAGAGACCTAAAAGCCTTCAATACTGCCTTGCTTGCaaagcaaatttggagattcttaattgtcccaaattTCCTAGTAAGTAAGGTAATGAAGGCAAAATACATGAAGGATCCAAACTGAATGGAAAAAAATCCAAACTCAGCATCATGGAGTTGGAAGAGTATACACAGTGCCAAAACATTACTGTTTGTTGGGTTATGGAAAAGAATAGGAGATGAAAATACTGTAAGCATATGGAAGGATAAATGGATAATTGAATCAGAACAAGGTAAAGTGACCTCTGAAAAACCTGATGATTGCCAATTAGAATGGGTAAGTGAGATGATAGAAGAGgggaaatgaaaaaaagagcCATTACAGAAATGGTTCTACAACAAAGATGTTGAACTGATCGAATGCATCCCCACTAGCATAGAAGCAAAAAGGACAGAATTTTTTGGAGATTCTCCAAAATTGGAACATATACTGTGAAGATTGGTTATGCATTAGCAAGATAGGAGGATGTCTAGCACTATAACAGAAGAGTAAGCAATGCTGAAACTAGTTGGGAGATAAGAAAACATAGTGTGTGGAAGAAATTGTGGCAACTAAAAGTTAAAGCCAAGCTAAAACACTTTATGTGGAAATGCCTACCAATAAATGAGATTATTCTCAAAAGGTTTgggaaaagagaggaaagatgTGACTGCTGTGGGAAAAATATGGAAACCATAGAGCATTTGCTCTTCTTTTGTACAAATATAGTAATAGTATGGAAAATGGCTCCAGTAAGATGGGATGGACTGAAAGATAAACAACACAATTTGTGGCTCTGGTGGGAGATGGCTACTCAATCAATCTCAAAGGAACAAGGGCAAGATAGAGTAAACCTCACCATTAACATCTTCTGGCAAATCTggaaagcaagaaacaaaaaagtgtttgaaaatttcagtCCGGATCCATATAGAACAGTTCAGAAGGCGCAAGGTGACTGGATCGAGTATGAATAGGCAAGGGAAGCAGAACAAGATAACATTGCACTTCACATCAACAGTGAGCCTCAAATCAGGAAAGAAACACCAAAGGAAGATGTGATATGCATGTATATGGACGCTGCAAACTCAGCAAAAATGATCAGGATTGGCCAAGAAATAATAGCAAAAAACTAGAAAGGAACGATTGTGAGAGCAAAAGGGATTGTCAACCAGTGAAAAGGAACAGTAAGCAAGGAAGAAGCTCTTGCAGTATGAAACGCAATGTTGATGGCTAAACATGCAGGATAGGCTAAAATAATAGTCCATACAGACTGCAAATCAGTAGATCATCAGATAAACAGGTGCAATAACTATGACTACAACATTGCAACTATCTTGGAATATGTGCAGGAACTCAAAACAGGCTTTGAAAGTTGTACTTTTGTATTTATACCTAGATTAGTAATGGAAATCAGCTATTCACTAGCTCAGTTTGCTGTTAAGTTAGTGCATGATGTCGAATGGGAACAAGATTTTCCAAGATGGCTGATAGATTTGGCACAGAAAGAAATGAGAGCAGTGGCTCTTTTTTGTAATTAATCCGTGTACTATCAAGTGTTTATATAAATCTGTTAAcgtttgttggaaaaaaaatagcTAGTGTATTTAGGCAACCAAATTGTGATTATATTTATGCCTTATTGGAGgaatttttcatttcaatttcttttttctttttcattatcatgtttagctttttttttttactccttCTCCATCCCTAATGTGGCATACAAATTTTATTATAcacacaaaattttcaaaataatttgctAAGGAGTTTCTTTTCACCTTTACATAAATTCTACATATGTGCCATCAAGctattataaaaataattatacatttatttgtgtgtttttttatAAATAGAGTTATTTGGTACCTCAATAAGTGTTTTTACTTCATCTTCCTTCTCGATATTTTAGGATTGTAGAATTAGTAGATGTGTCAAAAATATTGACAAGAACATTTATATTTGCCTCATTCTCTCACAACCAACTAAGTATTAGGGGGGTTCAGTTTTGGAAAAGTGAACTTATTGAGTAGTAGAAAATATAGTACGCCTTAGGTGGTATTTAGACGGTTAACCACAAAACATTCATCCCCTACTATTTTCACCTTCGAAGATGGCGatacttcttccttttttttttttttttgggtaatgaTACATCTTATCACCATTGAAACAAAACCTGCAAGTTTCACAGtctatttttcaaaagaaaaaaaaatcctcataGTTTATGCACTATAATAATATTGtttgaaattcaaaaattaCATTGGCGCCATTTTTGGAAAGTGAGAATGTCCAGTGAAGATGTTGGCTTCCTTCTAAATGCCGACCTTCCTAGTCGTAATATCAAACCCAGTGTTATTCTGTGCTTAAGTTTGATTTTTGCTTCCTAAATTAATACTTAATTGCTCAAAAttaagtgtgaaaaaaaaatcacttagACTATTATTAGGGGGGAAAAATCCGAAAAAAACTAAGCATTATACGGAACAAAATTTGATATAAGATGAAAGATTTAGCAAGGTGAGAAGTTCTCTATCAATTCTTTTAGTTGCTTCATGGCAAATATTTGTGTGTGTATAATAAAATTCCGAATCAAACTCCGCATCACATGTATCAAACTCCATATTCGGTCTCATGATTCCAATTGACCGTCCAATTTCAATCATTGCACAAGTTTAAGCACAGTAGAGACACAAAATTTTGGGTTTAGATAATTAATCAAAAGTTTCGCCAGTTTTGTAAATAGCAAAGTTGTATGGCCTCCAGCGGAAagtttccatttcttttcctcCAAACCACCGAGAACCGACCCCGTCGACCCGACCCTGTTAGTTCTGATTTCAGATCCTCCACGGGGAGGACGGGGAGGAGTACATTATCCCACACGACACTTGTGGTTGATTACAATTTATGCATATACATATGGTTGGAAAGCCGCCGTCGTCATCACGTCCCATCGCTTTTTCTCGGCGGCGTGAAGCCATAAGAGGCAGCTACACATGCACGTCAAACCCACACGCTCACGCCACGCACTAATGCAGTTAAAATTTTAGAAGCTCTTTGATGTATTAGCGccaaaattaatatataatatatttaccCCTTTGGAAGTTAAAACTAACCCTATTGACCATTCTTCTTCCTTGACCGCcctgcttcttcttcttatttttttgttttattttctttgggcaCATAGCCTATTATTCCATTCTTGCAGCAGAAAGGGTATAAAGATAGGTCAGGGATCAATCAATGGTTTTATTTGCAAGAGGGTTGTATAGGATAGCCAGGGCGAGTGCGAGAGCTAGTCGGTGTCAATGGGCTTTTTCCTCCTTGCAGTCGCCGCGAAACCAGCCGACCCAGTTGCTGGAATCAGCTACGCATTTTTACTCTCCCATTGACTCTTCTCAAAAGGTAAATCCAAATCAATAATTGtatgcatttttattttttcctgtAGCAGAAATTTTGTCAAACAGATGGGGGCCGGTTTTCTATGGGTAGGTTGTGTGCGTTCTGTGAGTCATTTTAGGCTTGGAGAACATGTTCAATTCAAAAAAGTGAGAAAAAGAGGTATAGTTCAGATGTAGTCTGTCGGTCGTTGTGCTGATAGCTGCTTTTGACTGGCAAGCAAGGGTGATAGATAGATTAAGTACCGAGCTACAGTTCAAGGCTCTAGTATTGCGTTGAAGGGTTTAGGTATAGAATGGGTGGGTATTATCGAGGGGCAAGCTATATCTTATGGGTGAGGTGAGTTTTATTTCATCTTTTGGTTCTTTAAATAGATTGCATTGTAATTTGTCGGTCAGTCTGGGGTTTGATAGGTTCTATTGACCTCAATGACAACCATGAGATATCCGAATTGAGTATATTTTGTTTTATGATGGTTTTGTTTGAACTTAATAGAAAATTTGTGATTGGTTATGCTGTTTTTCTGTTGATTCTGGTGATTAGTAGGTTTTGGGTTGCAGAGCATTTTATTCATGGGTCTCAAATGCTCTAGCCAATGTTGGACATCAAACTCAACGTCAAAGCAGCCCTGCAGCTGAGGTTGGTCTAAACGTTCTGACGGTTTGGTCGTGACCATCTCTGGATCAATGATAAtaaaaaaaccctagaattCAGGTCTTACTATGACTTAAAATTTGGCTGATAAGGAAATGATTATTGATTATACTTTGATGCTGGTTTTTGTGGTAATGGACACATGGACATGAATGATTCAAATATAAAGACTTTAAATTTCTGAACAGTGAATTTgtacaaaatagaaaatataaaaacaaaGATGAACAAAAATGATATTCTAAGTTTTATATGCAAAACTGATTACTGTTGGGTAGCAAAAATTTGCTTTTTCAGGGTAAATCCGTTAAAAAGTACTATAGGTTTGGTATATTTATTCCATTGGCTGTATAATGTGCTTCTTTCTCCTTGTATATATAGCTTCTTGTCTGTCACGTTTACAAAAACTTCGTGTTTTTTTAACTATATTGTAAGTTCATGCATATATAGCTTGTTGGTGGGTGGGATCCTTTATCCTGTAACTTAGAAATGTCTTTATTTTCTATTGTCCATATTTCAGGAGAAACTTGACCCCTTTTCACTTGTTGCTGATGAATTGTCTCTTCTTGCTAACAGACTGAGGTCAATGGTTGTTGCAGAGGTATTTGAATATCCTATTGACTGTTCTTCATTCTAAAATGGCACAGTGATGACtgttttttgacatcatacaggTACCAAAGCTTGCATCAGCTGCTGAGTACTTTTTCAAGATAGGGGCAGAAGGAAAGCGATTTCGACCAACGGTAAGAATATAATTTCACTATTGAATGTGAAAGGTATTAGATCTGTTGTATCATGTCTGTTCGCTTCATTATGTCATTCCATCAGATAATAGCCTTTTATTTGGCTACAGCTTTACCTTGGGTAATATTGATGCTCTTCATGACCTGTAGTATGGTGATTAAAGACGGAGTTAAGTTGTCTAAGGCGATAGATTATGATGGAAACTAGGATCAAGGATAATATTGTACTATGAGATAGAGCTCCAAAAAATGCAGTTCAGCAATTGAGAAACATTTGTTCCGGATGCGTGCAGTGTGTTTCTCTTTGAAATGAAGCAGACATAACACTTAAGAAGGAAGTTCTGGTATCTCGTGTCCAATTATGGAATGACCACTTTGAGAAATATTTGTTCCCCAGGCAGCTAATCTATTATGAATTATGAACTTTATGATTAAGCAACTTTTGACTTCTGAATCATGGCTTCTAGCTCCTCACCTCATCCTTGTTAACATCTGCTATTTTCTTCTACCAGTATAGATGTCTTTGTGAACCCATTCAGTCTCCttttttgttgttattttatttttttctcgaCGTCTGTCTTGGTGATAATTCTTATCTGTTTCCTGCATATGTGTGATTTTGAATCCTTTCAGGTACTCTTATTAATGGCAACAGCTATAGATGCACCAATACTGAGACCACTTCCTGATACAACAGTTGATACATTACCCATGGAACTACGTACAAGGCAGCAGTGTGTAGCGGAGATCACAGAGATGATCCATGTTAGATTTCTTACCATTTTCCGTGCTTCTTCAATAGTACTAAATTTATTCTGGGGCAAAGTGGTGGACTTAGTTGTTTCTTGTATCTGATTCCTAGACAGTTTTCTAGATGGATTTACCACCTTGAGCATATTTGCATGCTTCTAAGTCTTTAAGgattttctcttctttggcaAAGCTTAGGATGGGAGCTATTTTACTGATATGTGGTTCACTAGACTGAATAGGAGTGTTTTTGGGGTATATGGCTAAGTTCAAAGTATAAATAAGAATGCTTTGTCAATCTTAGAATCTTTTGTCTGCTTTTAGTACAAGTGaaccttcatttttttcaaaaaaaaagaaaaaaagaaaaaagaaaaagaaaagacaatGAACTTCAAGAATGTGGACTAAGCAAATGGGTTGCTAGTCCAGAACCTTCTTTCATGCTTTTTGATGTGGTCTAAATCTTCAAACTTAACTATATAAAGAACTATTCATTCACAGATGAATGCATGGTTTTGGTCATTGCACCTTCTTGCAAAATGATATTTATTTGAAGCAAGATATATCATTTGATGTTCTGCTTTTCTTTTTGTCCTAGCCAATTTGATTTTCTGGAATCTCTTTTAGTCAGATCTTCAGTCTGGTGTCAAGCTATTGTATGTTAATGTTGTTACTTTGTGTAGGTTGCTAGCCTTCTTCATGATGATGTACTAGATGATGCCGACACAAGGAGAGGGGTTGGTTCGCTAAATTTTGTAATGGGAAATAAGGTTAGCATttgttcctttttccttcttttttcatatATGTTAAAAATTATGTATGTTTGCATGGTTAATGTTCTTTGTGGAAAATGTTAGAATAAATTTTTGGCTTACTATGTGGATCCCTGGGCTAATCCATCCTGATAATAAAGTCTGAAGTAAGAAATCATGCCTTTGTAGCTTCACTACTTGTACAATTTGCGTAATGTGTGGTGCATAATCAGATTGATGGATTGACCTAATGCCCTAAGGATCTATTTGGAAATTTTAGTAATTCTTTTGCATCCAGTTCTTTCTGATAGGCAATTATGTAAGATTTTACAAGGTTCACACTTATTTTGATAATCTTATATTTTATTTCTTGAAGCATGCAATTGTTATCTCCAtagtttctctctcttttttttgccTTCCTTTTGTCAAATTTCAGTGATTGAATTTGAATTACATGAATGcagtttgttttgatttcattgTTGCTTTCTTCTGCACTTTGATTGTACAGTTAGCTGTATTGGCTGGTGATTTCCTACTGTCGAGAGCCTGTGTAGCACTTGCCTCATTGAAAAACACAGAGGTATATTGTACTACTTTTGCGCTGAATCTTCAATGGAAGGGGCTTGATATTAATATAGCTGCTCTAAATTGTGAATATGTTGCCAGAGTACATATTTTGCATTGACAGATGAAATAGGCAAATTCTGAATCAGGAATATGGCTACTTGATTCTAATACACAAAATAACATGTGAAGGATGTTGAGCTTTCCCTTCCACTCTAAGGGAAGCTAGAAGACAGTAAGGGAACAGTCCCTTTGCTTTTAAAAGCTGTTAGATTAGTTGTTTATCAAGGACACGAAATGTCATAGATAAGTTCTTGGCCCATTTCCAATAGGGAGGAGTTTGACTTTCCTTAAGCCAGAGGACATCCCCTCTGTTATCGCTAAGATCTTATCTGAACTAACCTTTTGGGTGGTTCACCTTCTGATCCACATTCACAGATGTTAGCTAATTAAGTTTCTCTTCAGCCCCATCTGATTGACATCTCACCTGGTTGCATGAAGAGCTGAAGATGCAGTATCTAAACTGTGATTCAGCCTTGACTGCATATGATAGGAAGAGTAGTAGAAAGAATGCAATGGTGGAACTTTCAGAGCATGACATATGCCAAAAGGGAGgccagaaaaaaaataaatctgtTGCTCTGAAATAGCTGTGTCCCTCTACTTGGACAAGGTTATAACTTGTCTCTTTTGTCTGCTAATCTGACTTCCAAGCATTTGTCTTCCAAGCTTGGGTTGTAAGATTGTGTTTTCTTAGACTCTTATTAAATTGTCAGCTCTGGTGTCAGCTTACTGTTTTCAGTTTCTTCATTGGTAAATTAGCCTATATCATGGACTGCCACTAATTCTGCAGGTTGTTTCCCTCTTGGCAAGAGTTGTGGAGCATCTTGTTACAGGTGAAACAATGCAAATGACTACTACATCTGAACAACGTTGTAGGTACGCTGCTCCTTCTCTGGTGTTACTAGGGTAATTTtgctcttcttttttcctttgagGTGCAAACATACCAGGGCTATTGCAGAAGTTTGATCTGCAACAGATCTTCCTTTTGTTATGTTTCCCAAATTCATACAACTAAATACATGCTTGTTTAAGTTTGAC
Encoded proteins:
- the LOC113783540 gene encoding solanesyl diphosphate synthase 3, chloroplastic/mitochondrial isoform X1; translated protein: MVLFARGLYRIARASARASRCQWAFSSLQSPRNQPTQLLESATHFYSPIDSSQKVLGCRAFYSWVSNALANVGHQTQRQSSPAAEEKLDPFSLVADELSLLANRLRSMVVAEVPKLASAAEYFFKIGAEGKRFRPTVLLLMATAIDAPILRPLPDTTVDTLPMELRTRQQCVAEITEMIHVASLLHDDVLDDADTRRGVGSLNFVMGNKLAVLAGDFLLSRACVALASLKNTEVVSLLARVVEHLVTGETMQMTTTSEQRCSMEYYMQKTYYKTASLISNSCKAIALLAGQTAEVAMLAYDYGKNLGLAFQLIDDVLDFTGTSASLGKGSLSDISHGIITAPILFAIEEFPELRSIVDRGFDNPTNVDLALEYLGKSKGIERTRELATMHANLASAAIDSLPESDDENVLKSRRALVELTQRVITRTK
- the LOC113783540 gene encoding solanesyl-diphosphate synthase 1, mitochondrial isoform X2, translated to MVLFARGLYRIARASARASRCQWAFSSLQSPRNQPTQLLESATHFYSPIDSSQKEKLDPFSLVADELSLLANRLRSMVVAEVPKLASAAEYFFKIGAEGKRFRPTVLLLMATAIDAPILRPLPDTTVDTLPMELRTRQQCVAEITEMIHVASLLHDDVLDDADTRRGVGSLNFVMGNKLAVLAGDFLLSRACVALASLKNTEVVSLLARVVEHLVTGETMQMTTTSEQRCSMEYYMQKTYYKTASLISNSCKAIALLAGQTAEVAMLAYDYGKNLGLAFQLIDDVLDFTGTSASLGKGSLSDISHGIITAPILFAIEEFPELRSIVDRGFDNPTNVDLALEYLGKSKGIERTRELATMHANLASAAIDSLPESDDENVLKSRRALVELTQRVITRTK